CTTGGTCTAATATAGGGTCTTTGGTTCTGAGGCTAGAGTTCCtagtaataaattaaaacttaggAAACTTTAAATTTCTCTTAtgactttataatttttttttacactaCATACTCACACACAGTTATTGTACTTGGACTGACAATCAATCTAATCGAGATACTAGATCATTGAATCAGTAATTTAACCCATGAGTTATTAATAAATCTGTTATAAATTCAATTTATCGATTTTTTAATCCTAGTGCAGCTTGACGGAAAACCGACAAATCCATCCTTCATATGTGACTaacttttccttcttttttttcttttttgggagGGGACAGTTCCAAACTATTTTCCCCCTCTAGATCAGGAAAAAActgtatattttctttttggtcTGAACAAACCTTGTATTGACTATTGACCTAATGACCTATTCCGTTCTTTGCAATTATTTTTTTGGTCAATTTCctagtttgaaaatttgaatttcccaCCATAAACTTACAAGCCCAGCGGCCTAACAAATCAATATGTATTTACGGCCTTACAAAAAGGCTCCTAACAATCAAGCCCAGCCGAATTGTCTCTTAGCTTACTGGATTTCATATgcttaatataattatttttagttaaaataatttgatcTCTGTATACCAAAAAACATAATTTGATCTCTTCCAAGCTAAGTAAACCAGATATACCATAAGTCTTTTACAGTtttacttagattttagttctACTAGTGTAATAATCCATGCAACAGGAAAATTAAATACTAGATAATGTTGAACGcacttattaaaattttaatctgTTTATCAATCCTGAAACCATTTAAGATTATTCAGATTTTATGGAACTTGTTTTGTTATACATTAAAAAGGGTTAATTttatgaagaagaagcagaaaacAAAGGGTTAACTTTTTCCTTAAAGTTTTCctaaaagaaagggaaaaaatctttaaaattttttgttgaaaaatgaaataattacaccttttaaaaaaaattaaaaattgattggGTATCTATAACAATTGAGTTGTCCTCTTAGGATCAAAAGTTGTAAAAAAGACACTGGTAGAAGAGTCTCTTATTTAATTTCAGAATAATGCAACTGAGGCTATTCTAAAACAAAAAGAGCAACGAACACATCATTCAAAAAGAGATCATAATGAAAAAGTATTAAATGTGTATCTAATGATAATATATAAGTAAATATacattttctatctttttttgtCCATAAGCCTGTGTATATTTATCCCAACTTTAAATAGATTTGACTTATGGTGAATCATCTTTAAATAGAGAATTGCAATATAAGAAATTCAATTCTAATATTACTATTTAAGAAATGGTCTAATTTTATCATGAAGAACGATCCAACTCAAATATCATGTCAAGCATATTCCctttttttatacaattttttctCATATAACATATAAGTATGCTGCTCCAGTGTTCCTCGCTTTACCCAAATCCCAGTACTATCTTCATATTTATTACCTGCATGGGATACAATCTGGACCAATGATTAGATTGGAAAACAAATCCATGTAATAAACAATGACCTCAATTCCTTTCTCTACCGTATAAAGCAATGAAAAGGAAGCCAATGCGTAAAGAACACAAGGAGAATATCTTTATTTAGTTGTCTCTTTATTAAAGAAAGTTCCCATCTTCCCCTCCTCCAATATCATTTTTCAAACCAACTAAATaactttaatatattaaaatttgttttcaaattcagtAAGCACTTGTAAAAATCCTTATATATCATTCATTAAAAGagcttttttataataatagaaaaaatatatatatacattattttataaaatcctTCCATTTAACGTATAAACcttgttagaatataattaagatcaattagaattatttagtatatctgagtatttattatagaatattacgtttttattattacgattcttTTAGTCCCTATAAATATCCTTCTATATTATATCATTCCAAACAACTTAAATAGACACTTTAAATAGATAATTTAaatacactcaataatacacaaatctttttttcaatttagtctcTTTTTTCTAACAAACCTTATACATAACCTATTGTAGTAGGTTTTCTACAATTGCATGATTGCTTGAAGAGTTCATCCAAATCCAAAATAAACCTTGTGATGCACTCAAAGAACAATAAAACCTTGCAAAACGATTAATATCTCCAAACCCTTCAAACCCAATTCATCGTAGCTCTTTCTTCTAGTAAATTAAACATGTCTCTTCAAGCTCAACCACAACAACCTGCACAGGTTTACCCAGCAAATAGTGTCACAAATAACCAACCTTCATCACACCAATCAAATGGGTCTTTTGGGACGGTTTTCATTGTGCTTGCAATAATACTTGTAATTTCTGTGGTGGCATGTGTTCTTGGAAGGCTATGCAACAAACGCTACAACAATCGCCACAGCCACAATCCAAGACATAGTAATCATCATGTGAAGCCGAATCGGCAGCAGATCCATAACATCCATCcaagagaagtagaagaagaagaacaagacaTTGAATATGGTGTTGAGAAAAGGATGCCACCAACACTTGCAAGGCCTAATGGTAATAATGGACATGGTGTAGGAGGCACAGGACCCCATCATCATCAACCACCTCCTAATGGTGGTAACATCATGAAAGGCTTTGAAATTAAACATCCCCATCATGAAGGAGATCTTAGAGAAGTTGCATGATATATATGGTTTCTCTTCTAATaagattatattaattattgttcATAGTTCACACTATTTATAGCCATATATCTTGTGCTGATGACCATTAATTCTtatactatatattatatatccCTTGTCCTGCccttttcattaattttatttactttgtttgatttttcagCCTTTGGTTGAAATTTTCAACTGcttaatgaaaattaaatgcAATATTTTCTAATGTTTCACTCCTTGTATTTACATTTAGTAAAGTGTAATATCGTATTCAGATTTTTCTTGCATAATCTCACATGTAATGATGTAAATATTGGTTATATACATAATGTTTATgtcatttaattttcctttacttttttctaaaaaagaaaCAAGGTTAATTAGTTTCATTCACAGAAAAGGCCAGGGTTTGATATTATGGTATTTAAGCATGGATCAATAAAGTGTGTAATCAAATTCCTCACTTGGCTTATTAATACTTTCATATAACTGAAAGATCCCCAATATCTTAAAATATGATCGAAAACACTCATCAAGTTAATTGAGACATATCTCAGAaggtttaatttataatttcattGATATATACTTTGATTCCCTTGCTAGGTTAGGCTAGGCATCTATCTGTGTTACGCTTACCATGCATGCACATGAACATTCAGGCTTCTTTATTAGCATTTGAAACTTTTATTGTGTGTTTCTAAAACAGTGCAGTAGTGACAGAGTTCGTTAGAGTTACAAAATCATGTATATAACTTTATATAGTACACATTTCATTATTGGTAAG
The genomic region above belongs to Arachis duranensis cultivar V14167 chromosome 3, aradu.V14167.gnm2.J7QH, whole genome shotgun sequence and contains:
- the LOC107481326 gene encoding uncharacterized protein LOC107481326, with the protein product MSLQAQPQQPAQVYPANSVTNNQPSSHQSNGSFGTVFIVLAIILVISVVACVLGRLCNKRYNNRHSHNPRHSNHHVKPNRQQIHNIHPREVEEEEQDIEYGVEKRMPPTLARPNGNNGHGVGGTGPHHHQPPPNGGNIMKGFEIKHPHHEGDLREVA